The genomic region GGTGGTCGCCGCGCTCAGGTGCAGCCGCAGGTAGGGGCCGAGGTGGTCGTCGGCCTGCTGCCAGGTCGTCGCCAGGACCGGCGTGGGCGTCCACGGGATGTTCACGGCGACGACGACGGCGTCGGCCGAGGCCAGGTCCAGGCGCGCCGCCAGCTCGGCCGCCCGCTCGGCGTCGGCGACGCTGCCCACGACGGTCTTGACGCCGGCGAACTCCTCGGGCAGAGCGTCGAAGCCGACGGTGTCGCGGTCGACGGCCGTCACCTCCCAGTCCCGCTCGCGGGCTGCGGCGACGATGCCGCGCCCGACGTTTCCGGTCGCGCCGACGACGATGAGGGAGAAGGCCATGGAGGAAACCTAGCGAAGGATGCCGTCAGGTGTCCGAAGCAGCACAGGGGCAGGTCTCCGCCCGATGCCGGGCACCGGACACCCGACGGCCCGACGGCCCGACGTCGGACGTCGGACGTCGGACGCCGGACGCCGAACCTCAGCCGACCGGTACCCGGTCGGGTGAGGGACCGACGGGGTTGGCGCGCAGGGCCCGGACCTCCGAGCGGCGCAGCTCCACCCGCCCGCCGCGCTCGCGGACCTCGTAGACCGGCTGCGGGCGGGTCGCCGGCCCCTGGACGACGTCACCGGAGGTCAGAGCGAACCGGCTGCCGTGCCAGGGACACTGCACGCAGTCCCCGTCGCGGTCGCCGTCGCTGAGAGGGGCGCCCCGGTGGGTGCAGCGGTCGTTGATCGCGACGATCCGGCCGTCGACCCTGGTCAGCAGCACGGGCACGCCGTCGACCTCGACCTGCCGCAGCGCCGTGGTGACCTCGCCGGCCGCCAGTACGTCCGTCCAGTCGGCCGGGCCCCGCTGGAACGCGGTGGTGTCCACCCCCACCCCGAGCGCGTAGGCGAGATGGCCGCCCAGCCACCCACCGACCCCGAGGGCGCTCGCCCCGGCGAGGCTCGCGGCCAGCCCGCTCCCAGCCACCCCGCCCTTAGCCACCCCGCTCCTGCCATTACGCCGCTGCCACCAGGATGCCGTGTAACACCCGATACCGACGATGTTGCAGGCGGCGTGCACGAGCCCGACGCGGCGTTCGGCGCCGTCGGTGTCGAGCCAGTCCGACCACCCGGCGACCGCCG from Frankia alni ACN14a harbors:
- a CDS encoding NAD(P)H-binding protein; translated protein: MAFSLIVVGATGNVGRGIVAAARERDWEVTAVDRDTVGFDALPEEFAGVKTVVGSVADAERAAELAARLDLASADAVVVAVNIPWTPTPVLATTWQQADDHLGPYLRLHLSAATTFLPALSAGAVYLGMGGGMADIPARGMGVVSMAQAAQRMLYRHLEREARASEVLVREVMIRAMVHGFGQPGEPGPGMLGSDVIGERVCDVLVDAKERDVVVVLEA
- a CDS encoding Rieske 2Fe-2S domain-containing protein, whose amino-acid sequence is MRGSERVLDRLEREQALDAVAGRAHAFWSKALRSPRLRDLLSGRALGHPLHPAAVIVPAGTLLSATLLDVTGGSALRPAARRLIGLGLLSAGPAAVAGWSDWLDTDGAERRVGLVHAACNIVGIGCYTASWWQRRNGRSGVAKGGVAGSGLAASLAGASALGVGGWLGGHLAYALGVGVDTTAFQRGPADWTDVLAAGEVTTALRQVEVDGVPVLLTRVDGRIVAINDRCTHRGAPLSDGDRDGDCVQCPWHGSRFALTSGDVVQGPATRPQPVYEVRERGGRVELRRSEVRALRANPVGPSPDRVPVG